The nucleotide window AAGGATGCGGCCACCGAGCTTAATGTCGCGCCGTCCACCGCGCACCGGCTGCTGGCCATGCTCGTCTACCGCGGTTTTGCCATCCAGGACGAGTCGAAGCGGTACCTGCCCGGGCCCTCGCTCGGGGTGGGGCCCGCCGGCATCGGTTGGACGACGCAGCTGCGCAGCATCGCCCAGCCTCATTTGGAACTGCTGGCAGCCCGGCTGAACGAAACCGTCAACCTGATGATCCGCGTCGGCACGCAGGTACGTTTCCTCAGCACCGTTGAAGGCTCGAACATCCTGCGCATCGGCGACCGGCAGGGAACGGTACTTCCCGCGAATTCAGCCTCGGGAGGCAAAGCCATCCTGGCTGAACTGGACCGGGAAGTGCTGGAACAGTTGTTCCGCACGAACAATGCGGACATCAGCGGCGCCGCCATCCCTGC belongs to Arthrobacter crystallopoietes and includes:
- a CDS encoding IclR family transcriptional regulator, with translation MQNSKAQRKKPTYSIDAVDNALQLLQLLRDLGSVRLKDAATELNVAPSTAHRLLAMLVYRGFAIQDESKRYLPGPSLGVGPAGIGWTTQLRSIAQPHLELLAARLNETVNLMIRVGTQVRFLSTVEGSNILRIGDRQGTVLPANSASGGKAILAELDREVLEQLFRTNNADISGAAIPAADYPGFLQELDAIRANGFAANFEGTEEGVSALGAAIHDAAGVVVGAISVAIPTTRFRKQFDAGLVHEVFKTRQSLEADLALAFAG